A single bacterium DNA region contains:
- a CDS encoding metallophosphoesterase family protein, which yields MDLTGQRLALFADVHANREAFAACLAHAGRLGYDRPVFLGDLVGYCADPAWVLDEIVRLVGEGAVAVLGNHDEAVVHGPQPTMHADAAAAVLWTRERLDPVHLAFLAGLPPTIEAGELLLVHANAWAPRRWEYLTTAEGAARSLAATQRRLTFFGHAHEPALYHLGTVGPVGAFAPSPGVEIPLVPLQRWAVNPGSVGQPRDGVPAACYAVYDGRTRLLEYHRVPFDVDATARKIRAAGLPERFGARLAAGE from the coding sequence GTGGACCTCACCGGACAGCGGCTGGCGCTTTTTGCGGACGTGCACGCGAACCGCGAGGCCTTCGCGGCGTGCCTCGCGCACGCGGGCCGGCTGGGGTACGACCGGCCGGTCTTCCTCGGCGACCTCGTCGGCTACTGCGCCGACCCGGCGTGGGTGCTCGACGAGATCGTGCGCCTCGTCGGCGAGGGCGCGGTCGCGGTGCTGGGCAACCACGACGAGGCCGTGGTCCATGGCCCCCAGCCCACGATGCACGCCGACGCCGCGGCCGCGGTGCTCTGGACCCGGGAGCGTCTCGACCCGGTGCACCTGGCGTTTCTCGCGGGTCTGCCGCCGACGATCGAGGCCGGCGAGCTGCTGCTGGTGCACGCCAACGCCTGGGCTCCGCGGCGCTGGGAGTATCTGACGACGGCCGAGGGAGCGGCGCGCAGCCTGGCGGCGACGCAGCGGCGGCTGACGTTCTTCGGGCACGCGCACGAGCCCGCCCTCTACCACCTCGGCACCGTCGGGCCGGTCGGTGCGTTCGCCCCCTCCCCGGGAGTGGAGATCCCGCTTGTCCCGCTGCAGCGCTGGGCGGTCAATCCCGGTTCGGTCGGCCAGCCGCGCGACGGCGTCCCCGCGGCCTGCTATGCAGTCTACGACGGTCGGACGCGCCTTCTCGAATACCACAGGGTGCCGTTCGACGTGGATGCCACCGCGCGCAAGATACGGGCCGCCGGACTCCCGGAGCGCTTCGGGGCGCGGCTCGCCGCGGGGGAGTGA
- a CDS encoding cation-translocating P-type ATPase → MSAGGIEDGGTPRRSGSAPAAAAGGARPPWHRLDVPAALAALGTSPDGLTAAEAASRLAGHGPNELVEKRRRTPLAIFLDQFRDFMILVLLAAALLAGALGEVADTVAILVIVVLNAVLGFVQEYRAEKAMAALRSMAAALATAVRDGVPVSIPAADLVPGDLVHLEAGNIVPADLRLSEAAKLRVEEAALTGESVPVEKRTARLAEPELPLGDRTNLAFKGTRVTYGRGAGFVVATGMRTELGRIAAMLQEEEEVKTPLQKRLTAFGRRIALAVLAICAIMFAVGVLRQQPPLLMFLTAVSLAVAAIPEALPAVVTISLALGAKKMVRQSALVRKLPAVETLGSVTWICSDKTGTLTQNRMTVEEVYAGGRLLRAAELCEVPEAAGAEGGRPLAMLLTALALSNDARRDAAGALFGDPTETALFALADRCGFAKERLEEHHPRLAELPFDSERKLMTTFHAWRDGKVVSFTKGAVEVVLERSVSSLTARGDERLEAAGVLAEADRIAADGLRALGIGMRVWERLPDDPAEAGAETGLTFLGLAGLMDPPRPEAREAVRTCRVAGIVPVMITGDHPLTARAIARRIGILDDGHAPGRVITGRELDALTLEEFERRVEEIRVYARVAPEQKLKIVKALQDRGQFVAMTGDGVNDAPALKRADIGIAMGVTGTDVAKEAAHMILLDDNFATIVKAVGEGRRIFDNIRKFVRYVMTCNSGEIWTLFLAPLFGLPIPLLPIHILWINLVTDGLPGLALAAEPAEPGLMGRAPRRPQESIFAHGLGAHILWVGLLMGAASILTQAWSIGAGLAHWQTMVFTVLCFSQMGHVLAIRSESASLFSQGLLSNRPLAGAVVLTFALQMATIYVPSLNPVFKTAPLTAAELGLTLALSSVVFVAVEVEKLVRRRRDVARVA, encoded by the coding sequence ATGAGTGCGGGCGGCATCGAGGACGGCGGCACACCCCGGCGGAGCGGATCTGCGCCCGCTGCCGCCGCCGGGGGGGCGCGCCCGCCCTGGCACCGCCTCGACGTCCCCGCGGCGCTCGCGGCGCTCGGCACGAGCCCGGACGGGCTGACCGCGGCAGAGGCGGCGTCGCGGCTGGCCGGGCATGGCCCGAACGAGCTGGTCGAGAAGCGCCGGCGCACGCCGCTGGCGATCTTCCTCGACCAGTTCCGGGACTTCATGATCCTCGTGCTGCTCGCGGCGGCGCTGCTTGCCGGCGCGCTCGGCGAGGTGGCGGACACCGTCGCGATCCTGGTGATCGTCGTGCTCAACGCCGTCCTGGGCTTCGTCCAGGAGTACCGCGCCGAGAAGGCCATGGCCGCGCTCAGGAGCATGGCGGCGGCGCTGGCGACGGCCGTCCGCGACGGGGTCCCCGTGTCGATTCCCGCCGCGGACCTCGTGCCCGGGGACCTCGTCCACCTCGAGGCCGGGAACATCGTCCCCGCGGACCTGCGCCTGAGCGAGGCCGCGAAGCTGCGGGTCGAGGAGGCCGCGCTCACGGGCGAGTCCGTGCCGGTCGAGAAGAGGACCGCCCGGCTCGCCGAACCCGAGCTGCCGCTCGGCGACCGCACCAACCTCGCATTCAAGGGGACGCGCGTCACCTACGGGCGCGGCGCCGGCTTCGTCGTCGCCACCGGCATGCGCACCGAGCTCGGCCGCATCGCGGCGATGCTCCAGGAGGAAGAGGAGGTCAAGACGCCCCTGCAGAAGCGGCTGACCGCCTTCGGCAGGCGGATCGCCCTGGCGGTGCTCGCGATCTGCGCGATCATGTTCGCGGTCGGCGTCCTGCGCCAGCAGCCCCCGCTCCTGATGTTCCTCACCGCGGTCTCGCTCGCCGTGGCCGCGATTCCCGAGGCGCTCCCGGCCGTGGTCACCATCTCGCTGGCGCTCGGGGCGAAGAAGATGGTCCGCCAGAGCGCGCTCGTGCGCAAGCTCCCCGCCGTGGAGACGCTCGGCTCGGTGACCTGGATCTGCTCCGACAAGACCGGCACGCTGACGCAGAACCGGATGACCGTCGAGGAGGTCTACGCCGGCGGGCGGCTGCTGCGGGCGGCCGAGTTGTGCGAGGTCCCGGAGGCCGCGGGTGCGGAGGGCGGCCGGCCGCTGGCGATGCTGCTGACCGCGCTCGCGCTCTCCAACGACGCGCGCCGGGACGCCGCCGGCGCGCTCTTCGGCGACCCGACCGAGACGGCGCTCTTCGCCCTCGCCGATCGCTGCGGCTTCGCGAAGGAGCGGCTCGAGGAGCACCATCCGCGGCTGGCGGAGCTGCCCTTCGACTCGGAGCGCAAGCTGATGACGACGTTCCACGCCTGGAGGGACGGGAAGGTCGTCTCCTTCACGAAGGGGGCCGTGGAGGTGGTGCTGGAGCGCTCCGTCTCCTCGCTCACGGCGCGGGGCGACGAGCGACTGGAGGCTGCTGGGGTGCTGGCGGAAGCGGACCGGATCGCCGCGGACGGGCTGCGGGCGCTGGGGATCGGGATGCGGGTCTGGGAGCGGCTCCCCGACGACCCGGCGGAGGCGGGGGCGGAGACCGGCCTGACGTTCCTCGGCCTCGCGGGGCTGATGGACCCGCCGCGGCCGGAGGCGCGGGAGGCCGTCCGGACCTGCCGCGTCGCGGGCATCGTGCCCGTGATGATCACCGGTGACCACCCGCTGACCGCGCGCGCCATCGCCCGGCGCATCGGCATCCTCGACGACGGGCACGCGCCGGGGCGGGTCATCACCGGGCGCGAGCTCGATGCCCTCACCCTCGAGGAGTTCGAGCGACGGGTGGAGGAGATCCGCGTCTACGCGCGGGTCGCGCCCGAGCAGAAGCTCAAGATCGTCAAGGCCCTCCAGGACCGGGGGCAGTTCGTGGCCATGACCGGCGACGGCGTCAACGACGCGCCGGCGCTCAAGCGCGCGGACATCGGCATCGCCATGGGCGTCACGGGGACGGACGTCGCCAAGGAGGCCGCGCACATGATCCTCCTCGACGACAACTTCGCGACCATCGTCAAGGCGGTCGGCGAGGGGCGGCGGATCTTCGACAACATCCGCAAGTTCGTCCGGTACGTGATGACCTGCAACTCCGGCGAGATCTGGACGCTCTTCCTGGCGCCGCTCTTCGGCCTGCCGATCCCGCTGCTGCCGATCCACATCCTCTGGATCAACCTCGTCACCGACGGTCTCCCCGGCCTGGCGCTGGCGGCCGAGCCGGCGGAGCCGGGGCTCATGGGTCGCGCGCCCCGCCGGCCCCAGGAGAGCATCTTCGCGCACGGCCTGGGCGCGCACATCCTCTGGGTCGGGCTGCTCATGGGCGCGGCGAGCATCCTCACGCAGGCCTGGTCGATCGGCGCCGGCCTCGCGCACTGGCAGACGATGGTCTTCACGGTGCTCTGCTTCAGCCAGATGGGACACGTGCTGGCGATCCGCTCGGAGAGCGCGTCCCTCTTCTCCCAGGGGCTGCTCTCGAATCGACCCCTCGCCGGCGCCGTCGTCCTGACCTTCGCGCTCCAGATGGCGACGATCTACGTGCCGTCGCTCAACCCCGTCTTCAAGACCGCGCCGCTGACGGCCGCCGAGCTGGGACTCACCCTCGCGCTGTCCTCGGTGGTCTTCGTCGCCGTAGAGGTCGAGAAGCTCGTTCGCCGCCGCCGGGATGTGGCGCGGGTCGCCTGA
- a CDS encoding TMEM165/GDT1 family protein: protein MSAFLASLAFVVLAEMGDKTQLLAMAFAAKFRWQTVMCGVLVATMANHLMAAAAGSWLATVVPLATIKIVAAASFILFGLWTIRGDRLEGEDERYHFSPFWTVAVAFFIAEMGDKTQLATISLAVKYNAIWSVWMGTTAGMMVADAIGIGVGIVMGKRIPERAVKWGAAAIFVAFGIWGLWENLPRDVWSAPMVAGGAAALAAATWFVARWGAGREKPAG from the coding sequence ATGTCCGCATTCCTGGCCTCGCTGGCCTTCGTCGTCCTCGCGGAGATGGGGGACAAGACCCAGCTGCTCGCGATGGCGTTTGCGGCGAAGTTCCGCTGGCAGACGGTGATGTGCGGCGTCCTCGTGGCGACCATGGCCAATCACCTCATGGCCGCCGCCGCCGGCAGCTGGCTGGCCACCGTCGTGCCGCTCGCGACCATCAAGATCGTCGCGGCCGCGTCGTTCATCCTCTTCGGGCTCTGGACCATCCGCGGTGACCGTCTGGAGGGTGAGGACGAGCGCTATCACTTCAGCCCGTTCTGGACGGTCGCGGTGGCCTTCTTCATCGCGGAGATGGGGGACAAGACCCAGCTGGCGACGATCTCGCTGGCGGTCAAGTACAACGCGATCTGGTCGGTCTGGATGGGGACGACCGCCGGGATGATGGTCGCCGACGCGATCGGCATCGGGGTCGGCATCGTGATGGGCAAGCGCATTCCCGAGCGCGCGGTCAAATGGGGCGCGGCGGCCATCTTCGTCGCCTTCGGCATCTGGGGGCTCTGGGAGAATCTGCCGCGCGACGTCTGGAGCGCGCCGATGGTCGCGGGCGGCGCCGCGGCGCTCGCGGCCGCGACGTGGTTCGTCGCGCGCTGGGGCGCCGGTCGCGAGAAGCCGGCGGGGTGA
- a CDS encoding universal stress protein yields the protein MLPEYRTILYATDLGRTAPGVLRHALGLAARYGGRVVCVHAVEPLGPSARHMVELYAGAGASGGVEGQRWRELQRSLVARLEAFCREESCHAADGRDLLAEVRVERGRPDQVILEEARRVGADAIVMGSHGHTSVGELFVGSTAHRVVQRAAVPVLLVRVAEADTASRV from the coding sequence ATGCTGCCCGAGTACCGGACGATCCTCTACGCCACCGACCTCGGCCGCACCGCCCCGGGGGTGCTGCGCCACGCGCTGGGCCTCGCGGCGCGCTACGGCGGCCGGGTGGTCTGCGTGCACGCCGTCGAGCCGCTCGGCCCCTCGGCCCGCCACATGGTCGAGCTCTACGCCGGGGCGGGGGCCTCCGGCGGGGTCGAAGGGCAGCGCTGGCGGGAGCTGCAGCGCTCGCTCGTGGCGCGCCTGGAGGCGTTCTGCCGCGAGGAGTCGTGCCACGCGGCCGACGGCCGCGACCTGCTCGCGGAGGTCCGCGTCGAGCGCGGCCGACCCGACCAGGTGATCCTGGAGGAGGCGCGGCGGGTCGGCGCCGACGCGATCGTCATGGGCTCGCACGGGCACACCTCCGTGGGCGAGCTGTTCGTCGGCTCGACCGCGCATCGCGTCGTGCAGCGCGCGGCGGTCCCCGTACTCCTCGTGCGCGTGGCCGAGGCCGACACCGCCAGCCGCGTCTAG
- a CDS encoding TRAP transporter large permease: MSHAAIGGVVILLLFGLFGLGVEIGFAMAIAGVIGFAWIVSLPAALNLMAKDVVAVFGSYGFTVIPLFVLMGQVGASGGIARALYDCAYRFIGHVPGGLAIGTVAAATGFKAICGSSPATAATFATVAVPEMDRYGYDKRLSCGTVATVGTLGVLIPPSVTLIVYGILTETSIGRLFLAGIIPGLLIACSFVVTLYGWCRINPALGPAGERSSWGARLRSLPPIFWVLLVFFLVVGGLMKGFFTPTEAGSVGSFAVLVLTAAKRDMTPRRFGKALLDALRIACMVITLIAGATIMGHFFVVTQIPSRVADWLGALSLPPFVVMLAIIAVYLIGGSFIEDLAFLILATPIFLPVVLKMGYDPVWFGVIVSVVTMIGVILPPVAINAFVVSGVTGTPVGTIYRGIYPHIAGMALMLLVLLLFPSISLWLPSHFMP, encoded by the coding sequence GTGAGCCACGCCGCGATCGGCGGGGTCGTCATCCTGCTGCTGTTCGGGCTCTTCGGCCTCGGCGTCGAGATCGGCTTCGCCATGGCGATCGCCGGGGTCATCGGCTTCGCCTGGATCGTGAGCCTGCCGGCGGCCCTGAACCTCATGGCCAAGGACGTCGTCGCGGTCTTCGGCTCCTACGGCTTCACGGTGATACCCCTCTTCGTGCTCATGGGGCAGGTCGGCGCCAGCGGCGGGATCGCGCGCGCCCTCTACGACTGCGCGTACCGCTTCATCGGGCACGTGCCCGGCGGCCTGGCGATCGGCACGGTCGCGGCCGCCACCGGCTTCAAGGCGATCTGCGGCTCCTCGCCGGCCACGGCCGCGACGTTCGCCACCGTGGCGGTGCCCGAGATGGACCGCTACGGCTACGACAAGCGCCTCTCGTGCGGCACGGTCGCGACGGTGGGCACCCTCGGCGTGCTCATCCCGCCGAGCGTGACGCTGATCGTCTACGGCATCCTCACCGAGACGTCGATCGGCAGGCTCTTCCTCGCCGGCATCATCCCGGGGCTGCTCATCGCCTGCTCCTTCGTCGTGACCCTCTACGGCTGGTGCCGCATCAACCCGGCGCTCGGCCCCGCCGGCGAGCGCTCGAGCTGGGGGGCGCGCCTGCGCTCGCTGCCGCCGATCTTCTGGGTGCTCCTGGTCTTCTTCCTCGTCGTCGGCGGCCTGATGAAGGGCTTCTTCACCCCGACCGAGGCCGGCAGCGTCGGCTCCTTCGCGGTGCTCGTGCTCACCGCCGCCAAGCGCGACATGACCCCGCGGCGCTTCGGCAAGGCGCTGCTGGACGCGCTGCGCATCGCCTGCATGGTGATCACGCTCATCGCCGGCGCGACGATCATGGGGCACTTCTTCGTCGTCACCCAGATCCCCTCGCGCGTCGCGGACTGGCTGGGGGCGCTCTCGCTGCCCCCCTTCGTGGTCATGCTGGCGATCATCGCCGTCTACCTCATCGGCGGCTCGTTCATCGAGGATCTGGCGTTCCTGATCCTCGCCACGCCGATCTTCCTCCCCGTGGTGCTGAAGATGGGCTATGACCCGGTCTGGTTCGGCGTCATCGTCTCGGTCGTGACGATGATCGGCGTCATCCTGCCGCCGGTGGCGATCAACGCCTTCGTGGTCTCGGGCGTCACCGGCACCCCGGTCGGCACCATCTACCGCGGCATCTACCCGCACATCGCCGGGATGGCGCTGATGCTGCTGGTGCTGCTGCTCTTCCCGTCGATCTCGCTCTGGCTCCCCTCTCACTTCATGCCTTGA
- a CDS encoding bifunctional serine/threonine-protein kinase/universal stress protein → MASRGADVLVPGTVLAGCRIDERLHQGGMATVWRASRPDVPFPMALKVPRAGNRDDPAAIVGFQAELVILPRLAGPHVPRFIASADFDQQPYLAMEFIPGPTLEERLAAAPLPPAEVADIGARLADALHEVHQQGVIHFDLSPDNVMFRPDGAAVLLDFGLAHHTQLPDLLGEAFRRPLGTAAWMAPEQVLGVRDDLRSDLFALGAILYALLTGRPPHGAPESPRGLRRRLSHDPVPPRAFAPACPPWLQEIVMRCLDVDPAQRHESASQLAFDLRHPDRVVLTERATRLGGRGLIARAVRRGRGLLAALAPTRGSTRAAARRRRVQRVPIVMAAVDVAQGSEALGEALRIAALGALELDVEARLTCVTVHRLAPGMRLNVAEGGRAVHVQRLVELKEWARTLDLPAGRVSFHVLDAADPAAALVEFARANHVDHIVIGARGASALRRHLGSVSAQVAAEAPCTVTVVRAPGAAVPAGPLVVPETREGGL, encoded by the coding sequence ATGGCGTCGCGGGGGGCGGACGTCCTCGTGCCGGGGACGGTGCTGGCCGGCTGCCGGATCGACGAGCGGCTGCACCAGGGAGGGATGGCCACCGTCTGGCGGGCGTCGCGGCCCGACGTCCCCTTCCCGATGGCGCTGAAGGTCCCGCGCGCCGGCAACCGGGACGATCCGGCCGCCATCGTCGGTTTCCAGGCGGAGCTGGTCATCCTGCCGCGGCTCGCCGGCCCGCACGTGCCGCGGTTCATCGCCAGCGCCGATTTCGACCAGCAGCCCTACCTCGCGATGGAGTTCATCCCGGGCCCCACGCTCGAGGAGCGCCTGGCCGCGGCGCCGCTGCCCCCGGCCGAGGTCGCGGACATCGGCGCGCGACTCGCGGACGCGCTCCACGAGGTGCACCAGCAGGGCGTGATCCACTTCGATCTTTCGCCGGACAACGTCATGTTCCGCCCGGACGGGGCGGCGGTGCTGCTGGACTTCGGCCTGGCACATCACACGCAGCTCCCGGACCTCCTGGGCGAGGCCTTTCGCCGCCCGCTCGGGACCGCGGCCTGGATGGCCCCGGAGCAGGTGCTCGGGGTGCGCGACGATCTGCGCAGCGACCTGTTCGCACTGGGCGCGATTCTCTACGCCCTGCTCACCGGCAGGCCCCCCCACGGCGCGCCGGAGAGCCCGCGCGGGCTGCGGCGCCGGCTGTCGCACGACCCGGTCCCGCCGCGCGCGTTCGCCCCGGCGTGCCCGCCCTGGTTGCAGGAGATCGTGATGCGCTGCCTCGACGTCGACCCGGCGCAGCGGCACGAGAGCGCGTCGCAGCTCGCGTTCGATCTGCGCCACCCGGACCGGGTCGTCCTCACGGAGCGCGCGACGCGGCTTGGCGGCCGCGGTCTCATCGCGCGGGCGGTGCGCCGCGGGCGCGGGTTGCTGGCGGCGCTCGCGCCGACGCGCGGGTCGACCCGGGCTGCGGCCCGGCGTCGGCGCGTCCAGCGGGTGCCGATCGTGATGGCGGCCGTCGACGTCGCGCAGGGCTCGGAGGCGCTCGGGGAAGCGCTGCGGATCGCCGCGCTCGGCGCGCTCGAACTCGACGTCGAAGCGCGGCTGACCTGCGTGACGGTGCACCGGCTTGCGCCCGGGATGCGGCTGAACGTTGCCGAAGGCGGGCGCGCGGTCCACGTCCAGCGGCTCGTCGAGCTCAAGGAGTGGGCCCGCACGCTGGATCTGCCCGCCGGCCGCGTGAGCTTCCACGTCCTCGACGCCGCAGACCCCGCCGCCGCGCTCGTGGAGTTCGCGCGCGCCAACCACGTCGACCACATTGTCATCGGGGCGCGGGGCGCCTCCGCCCTGCGCCGCCACCTCGGCAGCGTCTCGGCCCAGGTCGCGGCCGAGGCGCCGTGCACCGTGACGGTCGTGCGCGCGCCGGGCGCTGCGGTCCCCGCCGGGCCGCTGGTCGTCCCCGAGACGCGCGAGGGCGGCTTGTAG
- a CDS encoding diguanylate cyclase produces the protein MKTIYSGILRRYLRLNIRAKMLFAYLPLVVLVVALSAAYVLRLERIMAINEDILERDIPAAEAAGRMIDSLLSQELYANRFFILHSVEMREAFALRGAEFKDGLALLRQKAPAALAARAEPIAALHQRYESLFLEQFAAGAPAAEAADGFRERVRAVQDEIIGQLKQVEAEARWAQEERTRRMAEMQRGTFRLMIALSLLGVVGGAGAALLITRDIARSIGRLKAATAQLAEGKFDELPSLRGQDELGELSWAFYEMGQKLKALEQLKLDSSPLTHLPGGLAIENALRSRIEHAAPFAFCLIDIDNFKAFNDRYGYSRGNAVLTQAARIIVEVDQALGDPKDFVGHIGGDDFVVISVPERFEAICREIIARFDAAVPALYDAEDRERGYIEGENRQGAKSRFPFVSLSIAVVTNQKGPIENQIKVSEIAAALKEYAKTIAGSKFIVDRRTREAGDLSVAGAQDP, from the coding sequence GTGAAAACCATCTATTCGGGCATTCTGCGCCGCTACCTGCGGCTGAACATCCGCGCGAAGATGCTCTTCGCCTACCTGCCGCTGGTCGTGCTCGTCGTCGCGCTCTCGGCGGCCTACGTCCTGCGCCTCGAGCGCATCATGGCGATCAACGAGGACATCCTCGAGCGGGACATCCCGGCCGCCGAGGCCGCGGGCCGCATGATCGACAGCCTGCTCTCGCAGGAGCTCTACGCCAACCGCTTCTTCATCCTCCACAGCGTCGAGATGCGCGAGGCCTTCGCGCTGCGGGGCGCGGAGTTCAAGGACGGGCTCGCGCTGCTGCGGCAGAAGGCGCCCGCGGCGCTCGCCGCGCGGGCCGAACCGATCGCCGCGCTGCACCAGCGCTACGAGAGCCTCTTCCTCGAGCAGTTCGCGGCCGGCGCACCCGCCGCCGAGGCCGCCGACGGGTTCCGGGAGCGCGTCCGCGCGGTGCAGGACGAGATCATCGGCCAGCTCAAGCAGGTCGAGGCGGAGGCCCGCTGGGCGCAGGAAGAGCGCACGCGCCGCATGGCCGAGATGCAGCGCGGCACCTTCCGGCTGATGATCGCCCTCTCGCTCCTCGGGGTCGTCGGCGGCGCGGGGGCGGCGCTGCTGATCACGCGGGACATCGCCCGCTCGATCGGCCGCCTCAAGGCCGCCACCGCGCAGCTGGCCGAGGGAAAGTTCGACGAACTGCCGAGCCTGCGCGGCCAGGACGAGCTGGGGGAGCTCTCGTGGGCCTTCTACGAGATGGGCCAGAAGCTCAAGGCGCTCGAGCAGCTGAAGCTCGACTCGAGCCCGCTCACGCACCTGCCGGGGGGCCTCGCCATCGAGAACGCGCTGCGCTCGCGCATCGAGCACGCGGCGCCGTTCGCTTTCTGCCTGATCGACATCGATAATTTCAAGGCCTTCAACGACCGCTACGGGTACTCGCGCGGCAACGCGGTGCTGACACAGGCAGCCCGGATCATCGTCGAGGTCGACCAGGCGCTCGGCGACCCGAAGGACTTCGTCGGCCATATCGGGGGCGACGACTTCGTCGTCATTTCCGTTCCGGAGCGTTTCGAGGCCATCTGCCGGGAGATCATCGCGCGCTTCGACGCCGCCGTCCCCGCGCTCTACGACGCGGAGGACCGCGAGCGGGGCTATATCGAGGGGGAGAACCGCCAGGGCGCGAAGTCGCGTTTCCCGTTCGTCTCGCTTTCCATTGCCGTGGTCACCAACCAGAAGGGGCCCATCGAGAACCAGATCAAGGTCAGCGAGATCGCGGCGGCGCTCAAGGAGTACGCCAAGACGATCGCGGGCAGCAAGTTCATCGTCGAC
- a CDS encoding TRAP transporter substrate-binding protein — translation MIKRVLSLLAATTVALSLLPAGAGAAPAELNYAIFFPATHGHTLLATEWAKEVEKRTNGAVKVNIFAGATLMPPDQTYDGVVKGIADIGLSVFSYSKGRFPLTEVLDLPLGYTSGLQATRLANAYYQKFQPRELSDVKIMYLMAHGPGILHTKKPVEKLEDLAGMKIRGTGTSAKIVSALGATPVAMPQNEAYDALQKGVVEGLVSPIETLKGWKYAEVVKYTTRDLGASYSVGFFVAMNRAKWDALPKEAQAAIEAVNAEWVDKAGKAWDDFDKAGTEFALSKGVKIIELSKAEDARWSEKVRPMLADYVAAAKGKGLPGDEALKFVQDWLKANP, via the coding sequence ATGATCAAGAGAGTGCTTTCGCTGCTGGCCGCGACGACGGTGGCCCTGTCCCTGCTCCCCGCGGGCGCCGGCGCCGCGCCGGCCGAGCTGAATTACGCCATCTTCTTCCCGGCGACGCACGGACACACCCTGCTCGCCACCGAGTGGGCAAAGGAGGTCGAGAAGCGCACCAATGGCGCCGTGAAGGTCAACATCTTCGCGGGGGCGACGCTGATGCCGCCGGACCAGACGTACGACGGCGTCGTCAAGGGGATCGCGGACATCGGCCTGTCGGTCTTCAGCTACTCGAAGGGGCGCTTCCCGCTGACCGAGGTGCTCGACCTGCCGCTGGGCTACACGAGCGGCCTGCAGGCCACGCGCCTGGCGAACGCCTACTACCAGAAGTTCCAGCCCAGGGAGCTCTCGGACGTCAAGATCATGTACCTCATGGCCCACGGCCCCGGCATCCTCCACACCAAGAAGCCGGTCGAGAAGCTTGAGGACCTCGCGGGGATGAAGATCCGCGGCACCGGCACCAGCGCGAAGATCGTCTCGGCCCTCGGCGCGACGCCCGTCGCGATGCCGCAGAACGAGGCCTACGACGCGCTGCAGAAGGGCGTCGTCGAGGGGCTCGTCTCGCCGATCGAGACGCTCAAGGGCTGGAAGTACGCCGAGGTCGTCAAGTACACGACGCGCGACCTGGGCGCCTCGTACTCCGTCGGCTTCTTCGTCGCCATGAACCGCGCCAAGTGGGACGCCCTCCCGAAGGAGGCGCAGGCGGCGATCGAGGCGGTCAACGCCGAGTGGGTCGACAAGGCCGGGAAGGCCTGGGACGACTTCGACAAGGCCGGCACCGAGTTCGCGCTCTCCAAGGGCGTGAAGATCATCGAGCTGTCGAAGGCCGAGGACGCCCGCTGGTCCGAGAAGGTGCGGCCGATGCTCGCGGACTACGTCGCCGCCGCCAAGGGCAAGGGGCTGCCCGGCGACGAGGCGCTGAAGTTCGTCCAGGACTGGCTCAAGGCGAACCCGTAG
- a CDS encoding TRAP transporter small permease has protein sequence MLALVRPLARALHWAGAAALASMMLLTVADVFLRSFRRPIVGTYELVGFLGAFAVGFALPQTSLDRGQVLMDFLARHLPAGPNRVLSLLTRLVGIGLFAVLTWHLAAMGLDLRRTGDVTPLLSLPLSWPAFALALACAVECLVLAATALPEEAQGAAEAAQP, from the coding sequence ATGCTCGCGCTCGTCCGCCCGCTCGCGCGCGCCCTGCACTGGGCGGGCGCGGCGGCGCTCGCGTCGATGATGCTCCTCACCGTCGCCGACGTCTTCCTGCGCTCCTTCCGGCGTCCGATCGTCGGCACGTACGAGCTGGTCGGTTTCCTCGGCGCCTTCGCGGTCGGCTTCGCGCTGCCGCAGACCTCGCTGGACCGCGGGCAGGTGCTCATGGACTTCCTCGCCCGTCACCTGCCGGCCGGCCCCAACCGCGTCCTCAGCCTGCTCACGCGCCTGGTCGGCATCGGGCTCTTCGCGGTCCTCACCTGGCACCTGGCGGCGATGGGCCTGGACCTGCGGCGCACCGGCGACGTCACGCCGCTGCTGAGCCTGCCGCTCTCCTGGCCGGCGTTCGCGCTCGCGCTCGCCTGCGCCGTCGAGTGCCTCGTGCTCGCGGCGACGGCGCTGCCGGAGGAGGCGCAGGGCGCCGCCGAGGCGGCGCAGCCGTGA